In Salinigranum marinum, one DNA window encodes the following:
- a CDS encoding universal stress protein, which produces MYSRILFPTDGSDVAAEALAYAVDVAAGHDATLHVLNVADTNQDSLTRIGGQVVDVLESEGQEIVDEAAARAAERDVATVSAVLQGDPVKTIVDYADEYAIDLVVMPTHGRRGLSRVLLGSVTERVIGAVEAPVVAVTPDEDREFVYPPRALLVPTDGSPAAGLALRSAIDVARETGAELHLLHVVETASLGFDVRSVVASDQLDARAEEIMTEAVDAAETAGIDSVTRSVAHGRPYREIRSYVGDHDIDLVAVGVHGETDFSRAVLGGVTTKILRSSSVPVLLRREAEPDDAA; this is translated from the coding sequence ATGTACAGTCGAATACTGTTTCCGACCGACGGAAGCGACGTGGCCGCCGAGGCGCTGGCGTACGCCGTCGACGTCGCGGCCGGACACGACGCGACGCTCCACGTGCTCAACGTCGCGGACACGAACCAAGACAGCCTCACCCGGATCGGCGGGCAGGTCGTCGACGTGCTCGAGAGCGAGGGGCAGGAGATCGTCGACGAGGCGGCCGCCCGGGCGGCCGAACGAGACGTCGCGACCGTCTCGGCGGTGCTCCAGGGGGACCCCGTGAAGACCATCGTCGACTACGCGGACGAGTACGCGATCGATCTCGTGGTCATGCCGACCCACGGCCGACGTGGGCTCTCACGCGTCCTCCTCGGGAGCGTCACAGAGCGAGTGATCGGTGCCGTCGAGGCGCCCGTGGTGGCCGTCACGCCCGACGAGGACCGGGAGTTCGTCTACCCGCCGCGGGCGCTTCTCGTCCCCACGGACGGCAGTCCCGCGGCGGGGTTGGCGCTCCGGTCGGCGATCGACGTCGCACGCGAGACCGGCGCGGAGCTACACCTCCTGCACGTCGTCGAGACGGCGAGCCTCGGGTTCGACGTCCGCTCGGTCGTCGCGAGCGACCAACTCGACGCGAGGGCGGAGGAGATCATGACCGAAGCGGTCGACGCAGCGGAGACGGCCGGGATCGACTCGGTGACCCGCTCGGTCGCACACGGCCGGCCCTACCGGGAGATCCGCTCGTACGTCGGGGACCACGACATCGACCTCGTGGCCGTCGGGGTCCACGGCGAGACCGACTTCAGCCGGGCCGTGCTCGGGGGAGTGACCACCAAGATCCTCCGGAGCTCGTCCGTGCCCGTGCTGTTGCGTCGGGAGGCGGAGCCGGACGACGCGGCGTAA
- a CDS encoding DUF7562 family protein, translating into MWRSRTNRDRKTVVCIACGESVLRADAREYDKEGNRWDRHGKEFEHLCKDCYRELCHQPREDLESLLLGIEQDGLTREEFLDRYFGAVEERYGSPEERER; encoded by the coding sequence ATGTGGCGCTCCCGGACCAACCGGGACCGAAAAACGGTGGTCTGCATCGCGTGTGGCGAGTCGGTGCTCCGTGCGGACGCACGCGAGTACGACAAGGAGGGCAACCGATGGGACCGACACGGCAAGGAGTTCGAGCACCTCTGTAAGGACTGCTATCGGGAACTCTGTCACCAGCCTCGTGAAGACCTCGAATCGCTCCTCCTCGGGATCGAACAGGACGGACTCACGCGCGAGGAGTTCCTCGACCGCTACTTCGGTGCCGTCGAGGAACGGTACGGCTCACCCGAAGAACGCGAGCGGTAG
- a CDS encoding cell division protein SepF produces the protein MGIMNKLLSGGQTHSTDDYVTLDLDDFDTARGEARTQVHIAEIGGQPDVIAIKDAVYDGDIVIADVTRLRINDSTMEHIIDDLQQVAREVDGDIVQKGDDQIIIVPQGCGISRRKLA, from the coding sequence ATGGGAATCATGAATAAGCTGCTGAGTGGGGGGCAAACCCACAGCACGGACGACTACGTCACCCTCGACCTGGACGACTTCGACACGGCCCGCGGCGAGGCCCGGACCCAGGTCCACATCGCCGAGATCGGCGGCCAACCCGACGTCATCGCCATCAAGGACGCCGTCTACGACGGCGACATCGTCATCGCCGACGTCACGCGCCTGCGGATCAACGACAGCACGATGGAACACATCATCGACGACCTCCAGCAGGTCGCCCGCGAAGTCGACGGCGACATCGTCCAGAAGGGCGACGACCAGATCATCATCGTCCCGCAGGGCTGTGGCATCTCCCGCCGCAAACTCGCCTGA
- a CDS encoding DMT family transporter: MSLAPDTTVYLLALVPAVIWGFTPVLDKRGMSLGGTALQASLVVVVVDLSLFLAALLTLRGTDLLAGLDLAVAGLFLFAGATGTALGRLAIFVGVDRVGASINSAVVSARPLFATAFAFGLLGEPVSLETGVGVVVLVVGLVVLSLSKGGDLAGWDPWDLLYPLASGVFFAFGNVLRRFGLGTGGADVLQAVALNEAGALLVFLGYAAVRGTVGFRSADRRSYGYFAVSGGLTAVALLSVFGALALPAGRVAIVESLASTAPLFTTVFAYFLLRDLERVTRGIVVGAVLVAAGVALVTLGPRIVI; the protein is encoded by the coding sequence ATGAGCCTCGCGCCCGACACCACGGTGTACCTCCTTGCGCTCGTTCCGGCCGTTATCTGGGGGTTCACCCCGGTGCTCGACAAGCGAGGGATGTCGCTCGGCGGCACTGCCTTGCAGGCGTCGTTGGTGGTGGTGGTCGTCGACCTCTCGTTGTTCCTCGCCGCCCTGCTCACGCTCCGCGGAACCGATCTTCTCGCGGGGCTCGACCTGGCCGTTGCGGGTCTGTTCCTCTTTGCAGGGGCGACGGGGACGGCCCTGGGTCGTCTGGCGATCTTCGTCGGCGTCGACCGGGTTGGCGCGAGCATCAACAGCGCCGTCGTGAGCGCTCGGCCCCTGTTTGCGACTGCGTTCGCCTTCGGCCTGCTCGGAGAACCCGTCTCGCTCGAAACGGGCGTCGGTGTCGTCGTCCTGGTCGTCGGCTTGGTCGTACTCAGTCTCTCAAAAGGCGGGGACCTCGCCGGGTGGGACCCTTGGGACCTGCTTTACCCGCTCGCTTCGGGTGTGTTCTTCGCCTTCGGGAACGTCCTCCGGCGGTTCGGGCTGGGAACGGGTGGGGCGGATGTGCTCCAGGCGGTCGCGCTCAACGAGGCGGGTGCGCTGCTCGTCTTCCTCGGTTACGCCGCCGTCCGAGGAACCGTTGGCTTCCGTTCGGCTGACCGTCGGTCGTACGGGTACTTCGCTGTCAGCGGCGGGCTCACCGCCGTCGCCCTGCTTTCGGTGTTCGGCGCGCTCGCGCTTCCGGCGGGGCGGGTGGCTATCGTCGAATCACTAGCGTCGACCGCACCGCTGTTCACCACTGTCTTCGCGTACTTCCTCCTCCGGGACCTCGAACGGGTCACGCGTGGAATCGTCGTCGGGGCGGTTCTCGTGGCGGCCGGGGTGGCGCTGGTGACGCTTGGGCCAAGAATCGTGATCTGA
- the uvrA gene encoding excinuclease ABC subunit UvrA, protein MSKDFIEVRGAEEHNLKDLDVQIPREQFTVVTGLSGSGKSSLAFETIYAEGQRRYIESLSAYARNFLGQMDKPQVESVEGLSPAISIDQKNAANNPRSTVGTVTELHDYLRLLYARVGTPHCPECGREVGEQSASNMVSRVLSLPEGTRAKLCAPVVRDQKGAFKDLFDDLVSAGYSRVEVDGEAYDLAYDKPDLDENYDHTVDVVVDRVKVSPEARSRITDSVETALEEADGVLKVILPDPPEGVQLGVESRSTGDLAGEGDARLVVEFSESLACTHCGIDFSEIETRSFSFNSPHGACPECEGIGNTKEVDEDLVVVDPSQPIKHVFEPWSYNRSYYQTRLDSVAKHFEVSVSTPFEELDPDVQRQFLYGTDREVVFERHTRNGTRRKTKRFEGVIPNLERRHVETDSESTRDHIEKYMAVTTCPACDGTRLKPQSRSVLVQDTSITEVNRMSIGDALAHFEGLEAEMGDRDRTIAEEILKEIRARLGFMCEVGLEYLTLDREASTLSGGESQRIRLATQVGSGLVGVLYVLDEPSIGLHQRDNDRLLNTLEGLRDLGNTLIVVEHDEATMHRADNIIDMGPGPGKRGGEVVAQGDFDEICAAADSVTAEYLSGRKQIPVPDERRDAAGTLSIRGARQHNLKELDVDLPLGTFTAVTGVSGSGKSTLIHDILYKGLARRMNDNTSVDPGDHDAIEGVDEIETVRLIDQSPIGRTPRSNPATYTGVFDYVRELFAETKLSKQRGYKKGRFSFNVKGGRCEACGGQGTVKIEMNFLSDVYVPCDECDGDRYNDETLDVTYKGKTIADVLGMEVDEAHDFFEANSQIRRRLKLLKDVGLGYMRLGQPSTTLSGGEAQRVKLAEELGKRDSGNTLYLLDEPTTGLHKEDERKLIEVLHRLVDNGNTVVVIEHELDLVKNADRIVDLGPEGGENGGEVVAEGTPEAVARTDASHTGRYLRDLLPDVDREGPRSDRGARKAKAASDDD, encoded by the coding sequence ATGAGCAAGGACTTTATCGAGGTTCGCGGTGCGGAGGAACACAACCTGAAGGACCTCGACGTCCAGATCCCCCGCGAGCAGTTCACGGTCGTCACGGGTCTGTCGGGATCGGGGAAATCGTCGCTCGCGTTCGAGACGATCTACGCCGAAGGCCAGCGGCGGTACATCGAGTCGCTGTCGGCGTACGCCCGGAACTTCCTCGGGCAGATGGACAAGCCGCAGGTCGAATCCGTGGAGGGCCTCTCGCCCGCGATCTCGATCGACCAGAAGAACGCGGCGAACAACCCCCGTTCGACCGTCGGGACGGTCACGGAACTCCACGACTACCTCCGGCTGCTGTATGCCCGGGTCGGAACACCACACTGCCCCGAGTGTGGCCGCGAGGTAGGCGAGCAGTCGGCGTCGAACATGGTGTCTCGGGTGCTGTCGCTCCCCGAGGGGACCAGGGCGAAGCTCTGTGCGCCCGTGGTGCGCGACCAGAAGGGGGCGTTCAAGGACCTCTTCGACGACCTCGTCTCGGCGGGCTACTCGCGGGTCGAGGTCGACGGCGAGGCGTACGACCTCGCGTACGACAAGCCCGACCTCGACGAGAACTACGACCACACGGTCGACGTGGTGGTCGACCGCGTGAAGGTCTCCCCCGAGGCGCGCTCGCGCATCACGGACTCGGTCGAGACGGCGTTGGAGGAGGCCGACGGCGTCCTGAAAGTCATCCTCCCCGACCCGCCCGAGGGCGTCCAGTTGGGCGTCGAGAGCCGCTCGACGGGTGATCTCGCGGGCGAGGGCGACGCCAGGCTCGTGGTGGAGTTCTCCGAATCGCTCGCCTGCACCCACTGCGGGATCGACTTCTCGGAGATCGAGACCCGTTCCTTCTCGTTCAACTCTCCGCATGGGGCGTGTCCCGAGTGTGAGGGCATCGGCAACACGAAGGAGGTCGACGAGGACCTCGTCGTCGTCGACCCCTCACAGCCGATCAAACACGTGTTCGAGCCGTGGAGCTACAACCGGTCGTACTACCAGACGCGGCTCGACTCGGTCGCCAAGCACTTCGAGGTCTCCGTGTCGACGCCGTTCGAGGAGCTCGACCCCGACGTCCAGCGGCAGTTCCTCTACGGCACCGACCGCGAAGTGGTGTTCGAGCGCCACACGCGAAACGGCACCCGCCGCAAGACCAAGCGCTTCGAGGGCGTCATCCCCAACCTCGAACGCCGCCACGTCGAGACGGACTCGGAGTCGACGCGCGACCACATCGAGAAGTACATGGCCGTCACCACCTGTCCCGCGTGCGACGGCACGCGCCTGAAACCGCAGTCGCGCTCCGTACTCGTCCAGGACACGTCGATAACGGAGGTAAACCGGATGAGCATCGGCGACGCGCTGGCGCACTTCGAGGGGCTCGAAGCGGAGATGGGCGACCGCGACCGCACCATCGCCGAGGAGATCCTCAAGGAGATCCGCGCCCGCCTCGGCTTCATGTGCGAAGTGGGGCTGGAGTATCTCACGCTGGACCGCGAGGCGTCGACGCTCTCCGGCGGAGAGAGCCAGCGCATCCGCCTGGCGACGCAGGTCGGCTCCGGGCTGGTCGGCGTCCTCTACGTGCTCGACGAGCCGTCGATCGGCCTCCACCAGCGCGACAACGACCGCCTGCTCAACACGCTCGAAGGGCTCCGGGATCTCGGAAACACCCTCATCGTCGTCGAACACGACGAGGCGACGATGCACCGCGCCGACAACATCATCGACATGGGGCCCGGGCCGGGCAAGCGCGGCGGGGAGGTGGTCGCCCAGGGGGACTTCGACGAGATCTGTGCCGCCGCCGACTCCGTGACAGCGGAGTACCTCTCGGGACGGAAGCAGATCCCCGTGCCCGACGAGCGTCGCGACGCCGCGGGGACGCTCTCCATCCGCGGCGCGCGCCAGCACAACCTGAAGGAGCTCGACGTCGACCTGCCCCTGGGAACGTTCACGGCGGTCACCGGGGTATCGGGCTCGGGCAAGTCCACGCTGATCCACGACATCCTCTACAAGGGGCTCGCCCGCCGGATGAACGACAACACCTCGGTCGACCCCGGCGACCACGACGCCATCGAGGGGGTCGACGAGATCGAGACCGTCCGGCTCATCGACCAGTCGCCGATCGGCCGGACGCCCAGATCCAACCCCGCGACGTATACAGGCGTGTTCGACTACGTCCGCGAACTGTTCGCCGAGACCAAACTGTCGAAGCAGCGCGGCTACAAGAAGGGCCGCTTCTCGTTCAACGTCAAGGGCGGGCGCTGTGAGGCCTGTGGGGGGCAGGGCACCGTCAAGATCGAGATGAACTTCCTCTCGGACGTCTACGTCCCCTGTGACGAGTGCGACGGCGACCGGTACAACGACGAGACCCTCGACGTGACGTACAAGGGGAAGACCATCGCCGACGTGCTGGGGATGGAAGTCGACGAGGCACACGACTTCTTCGAGGCCAACTCCCAGATCCGCCGCCGCCTGAAGCTTCTGAAGGACGTCGGACTGGGGTACATGCGGCTCGGCCAGCCCTCGACGACGCTCTCCGGTGGTGAGGCCCAGCGGGTAAAACTCGCCGAGGAGCTCGGCAAACGAGACTCGGGTAACACGCTCTACCTGCTCGACGAACCCACTACTGGCCTCCACAAGGAGGACGAGCGGAAGCTCATCGAGGTGCTCCACCGGCTGGTGGACAACGGCAACACCGTGGTCGTAATCGAACACGAACTCGACCTGGTGAAGAACGCCGACCGCATCGTCGACCTCGGGCCCGAAGGCGGCGAGAACGGCGGCGAGGTCGTCGCCGAGGGCACCCCGGAGGCGGTGGCGCGGACCGACGCCTCCCACACGGGCCGGTATCTCCGCGACCTCCTGCCCGACGTCGACCGCGAGGGGCCGCGGTCGGACCGCGGTGCGCGGAAGGCGAAGGCGGCGAGCGACGACGACTGA
- a CDS encoding RNA-binding protein produces MQVKSRHHLRSDEIRDLRETIERRTGVDLDGDTFEKVDLAGSAFDVVLVDGSPAVMYVDDEPFLTVTGANAHPPTEHVVTVDAGAVSFVSGGADVMRPGIVDADEAIDGGDLVSIAEETHGKVLAIGRALVPGSEMLGDSGKVVESVHHVGDDLFELSI; encoded by the coding sequence ATGCAAGTCAAGTCCCGCCACCACCTGCGCAGCGACGAGATCCGCGACCTACGCGAGACCATCGAGCGCCGCACGGGCGTGGACCTCGACGGCGACACGTTCGAGAAGGTCGACCTCGCCGGGAGCGCGTTCGACGTCGTGCTCGTCGACGGATCACCCGCCGTGATGTACGTCGACGACGAGCCGTTCCTCACCGTCACCGGCGCGAACGCACACCCGCCCACCGAACACGTCGTCACCGTCGACGCCGGCGCGGTCTCGTTCGTCTCCGGCGGCGCGGACGTGATGCGGCCCGGCATCGTCGACGCGGACGAGGCCATCGACGGGGGCGACCTGGTCTCGATCGCCGAGGAGACCCACGGGAAAGTGCTGGCCATCGGTCGCGCCCTGGTTCCGGGGTCGGAGATGCTCGGGGACAGCGGCAAGGTCGTCGAGAGCGTCCACCACGTCGGCGACGACCTGTTCGAACTGTCGATCTAG